One part of the Pseudomonadota bacterium genome encodes these proteins:
- a CDS encoding iron ABC transporter substrate-binding protein gives MNTNIPAQAVYLAIFFLLLFSLPDRSLALEVVDISGRQVWAPDQVVRLVALRGALSLAVYLELSDRVVGVESQETADSRWVGSRGRTYRMAHPELGGLPVVASRQQLQPEKILAVAPDLIVLGSGNRHEAETLERQTRIPVVLVGSGDLGGERELFYQSLRLFGRLTGTEDRARAVIDRIDRETAALAGRVAAIAPTARKKVYIGGLQFKVAHGILGTSRDYPPFQMAGALNVVDALPVDRQLVRGRFSLKLETFVGLEPEVVFICGGGLDLVNEDLRKPVYRQAHPLQGQPLHLLLPHYYGADPATVLSEAWYVGKVLYPELFHDIDIAAKADQLYGFFVGRPLYQEMADLFGGFTVFRPADRQE, from the coding sequence ATGAACACAAATATTCCTGCACAAGCTGTTTACCTCGCGATTTTTTTTCTCCTGCTGTTTTCATTGCCGGACAGATCATTAGCCCTCGAGGTGGTTGATATCAGTGGCCGCCAAGTATGGGCGCCGGACCAGGTTGTGCGCCTGGTGGCCCTGCGCGGCGCTTTGAGCCTGGCCGTCTATCTGGAACTGAGCGATCGGGTGGTCGGGGTCGAATCTCAGGAAACCGCAGACAGTCGATGGGTCGGTTCCCGCGGCCGGACCTACCGGATGGCCCATCCGGAACTGGGGGGTCTGCCGGTGGTGGCCTCGCGGCAGCAACTTCAGCCCGAGAAAATCCTAGCGGTCGCGCCCGATCTGATCGTGCTCGGCAGCGGCAATCGGCATGAAGCGGAGACTTTAGAACGTCAGACCCGGATTCCGGTGGTGCTGGTCGGCAGCGGCGATCTCGGCGGCGAGCGCGAGCTTTTTTATCAGAGTCTGCGTCTTTTCGGCCGTTTGACCGGGACGGAAGACCGGGCCCGGGCCGTCATCGACCGCATCGACCGGGAAACGGCCGCGTTGGCCGGCCGGGTGGCCGCCATCGCGCCGACGGCCCGCAAAAAGGTTTACATCGGCGGCCTGCAGTTCAAAGTAGCGCACGGGATTCTCGGCACCAGCCGTGATTATCCACCTTTTCAGATGGCAGGCGCGCTCAATGTGGTTGATGCCCTGCCGGTAGACCGGCAGCTGGTGCGCGGACGTTTTTCCCTGAAGCTGGAAACATTTGTCGGTCTGGAGCCGGAGGTGGTTTTCATCTGTGGCGGCGGCCTCGATCTGGTCAACGAGGATTTGCGTAAACCTGTGTATCGACAGGCCCACCCTTTACAAGGTCAGCCGCTGCATTTGCTTTTACCCCATTACTACGGCGCCGATCCGGCCACGGTGTTGAGTGAGGCCTGGTATGTCGGCAAGGTGCTTTATCCGGAGTTATTTCATGATATCGACATCGCCGCCAAGGCCGATCAGCTCTATGGGTTTTTCGTCGGCCGGCCCCTGTATCAGGAAATGGCGGATTTATTCGGTGGTTTTACAGTCTTCCGCCCAGCCGACCGACAGGAGTAG
- a CDS encoding TonB-dependent receptor → MNDTFHPHPQRLSAATLITFFLLFSWFVLVSPTAAVVEIDDLVVTATRTATAGFDLPASVEVVNQEQLQRLNSPTAGQSLAELPGVSLARDGYWKISPVIRGLGGNRVLVLIDGDRESNLWAGRAPLTPFLDAFDVSRIEVVKGPASVLYGSDALGGVVNILTSRPDYAEAEAWTLVGRLGGRYASVDQGWSGGASLSGGGHGFDFGLTVSARDADNFEAGGGNEVANSQYEGASLNFRGRYFFTDNQDLSLDLRSNRISDMGVPQKALSAYSHFTRFDTDSWKLAWHAEKMGGFDDLELRTWYVDQTRKFEGNIHSDSQPMYTLKENTIDSSALGASLQTKFAFGHRHQLVAGCEVVHEACEGEERQIKKKDGSNLIAKVLRFEPVPDADRDHFGVYLQDEFFLRPDLSLFCGLRYDYFTADAKDSTFTTDAYNATGTAINKTTSETSKFKAVSDDALTFNLGLLYAVNEQIHLTANLASGFRAPDIFERFSTRGGSYIIIGDPELKPEYSWNGEVGCKLNYRRFRLTAATYYTRVTDYIDLVNNGKLFAGLETREYVNVDDAELYGADGSLEIDLTGKICLFGNLAWVLGRDRKNHERLNDIPPLNGIAGLRWRDRMAGGYDCWLECSGNFFDRQDDPAPGERETPGYTFFNLRGGVRFDLAALKDIALTLNIENLFDKKYRDHLNAADFYDDPGLNVIAGLEFSF, encoded by the coding sequence ATGAACGACACGTTTCACCCCCACCCCCAGCGGCTGAGCGCCGCCACCCTGATCACGTTTTTCCTGCTTTTTTCATGGTTTGTACTGGTTTCTCCGACGGCCGCCGTGGTCGAAATCGACGATCTGGTGGTGACCGCGACCCGGACCGCGACCGCCGGTTTCGACCTGCCGGCCTCGGTTGAGGTCGTCAATCAGGAGCAACTGCAGCGGCTAAACTCGCCGACCGCGGGTCAGTCTTTAGCGGAACTGCCTGGAGTTTCCCTGGCCCGGGACGGCTATTGGAAAATCAGTCCGGTAATCCGGGGTCTGGGCGGCAATCGCGTCTTGGTTCTGATCGACGGTGACCGCGAGAGCAATCTCTGGGCCGGCCGTGCTCCCCTGACGCCTTTTCTTGATGCTTTTGATGTCAGCCGGATTGAGGTGGTCAAAGGCCCGGCCTCGGTGCTCTACGGCAGCGACGCCCTGGGCGGGGTAGTCAATATTCTTACCTCTCGGCCCGATTATGCCGAAGCCGAGGCCTGGACTCTGGTCGGACGGCTCGGAGGACGCTACGCCAGCGTCGATCAGGGGTGGTCCGGCGGGGCGAGCTTAAGCGGCGGCGGCCACGGCTTCGATTTCGGGTTGACGGTCAGCGCCCGCGACGCCGATAATTTCGAGGCCGGAGGGGGCAATGAGGTCGCCAACAGCCAGTATGAAGGCGCCAGTCTGAATTTCCGAGGGCGTTACTTCTTTACCGACAATCAGGACCTAAGCCTTGACCTCCGCAGTAACCGGATCAGTGATATGGGCGTACCGCAGAAGGCGCTCTCGGCCTATTCCCATTTTACCCGTTTCGACACCGATTCCTGGAAGCTTGCTTGGCATGCCGAAAAAATGGGCGGGTTCGACGATCTTGAACTGCGCACCTGGTATGTCGATCAGACCCGGAAATTCGAGGGTAATATCCACAGTGACTCCCAGCCCATGTATACCCTAAAAGAAAATACCATCGACAGTTCAGCGCTCGGGGCTTCGCTGCAGACGAAATTCGCTTTTGGCCATCGCCATCAGCTGGTGGCCGGCTGTGAGGTCGTGCATGAAGCATGCGAAGGCGAGGAAAGACAGATCAAGAAAAAAGACGGCAGCAATCTCATTGCCAAAGTTCTTCGTTTTGAACCGGTACCCGATGCCGACCGCGACCATTTCGGCGTCTATCTCCAGGACGAATTCTTCCTGCGGCCGGATTTGAGTCTATTCTGCGGCCTGCGCTATGATTATTTTACCGCTGATGCCAAGGACTCGACTTTTACCACCGACGCCTACAATGCGACCGGCACCGCGATCAATAAAACGACCAGTGAAACCAGTAAGTTCAAAGCGGTCAGCGATGACGCTCTGACCTTTAATCTCGGCCTGCTCTACGCCGTTAACGAACAGATCCACCTGACCGCTAACCTGGCTTCAGGTTTCCGGGCGCCGGATATCTTTGAGCGTTTTTCCACCCGGGGCGGCAGCTACATTATTATCGGCGATCCCGAGCTTAAACCCGAATATTCCTGGAATGGCGAAGTCGGCTGCAAACTCAATTATCGCCGTTTTCGCCTGACCGCCGCCACCTACTACACCCGGGTGACCGATTATATCGATCTGGTCAATAACGGTAAACTTTTCGCCGGTCTCGAAACCCGCGAATACGTCAATGTCGATGACGCCGAGCTCTACGGAGCCGATGGTTCTCTGGAAATCGACCTGACGGGAAAAATCTGCCTGTTCGGCAACCTCGCCTGGGTCCTGGGCCGCGACCGTAAAAATCACGAGCGGCTTAACGATATTCCGCCGCTCAACGGCATCGCCGGTCTGCGCTGGCGGGATCGAATGGCGGGCGGATACGATTGCTGGCTTGAGTGCAGCGGCAACTTCTTCGACCGCCAGGACGACCCGGCCCCAGGAGAACGCGAAACCCCGGGCTACACTTTCTTCAATCTGCGCGGGGGCGTCAGATTCGACCTGGCGGCGCTCAAAGACATCGCCCTGACCTTGAACATCGAAAACCTTTTCGACAAGAAATACCGCGATCATCTCAACGCCGCCGATTTTTATGACGATCCCGGGTTAAATGTGATTGCCGGTTTGGAATTTTCGTTTTGA
- a CDS encoding cupin domain-containing protein — MSEQSSLLTNIPHYLPQEVFETICRGDNLRIERILSWGQASPEGFWFDQDDNEFVVLIQGRALLRIEGRKEPLRLEPGDYINLAAHVKHRVEWTEPDAVTIWLVIYY; from the coding sequence ATGAGCGAGCAAAGCTCTTTGCTGACTAATATCCCGCATTATTTACCGCAGGAAGTTTTCGAGACCATTTGCCGTGGTGATAATCTGCGCATCGAGCGAATCTTATCCTGGGGGCAGGCCTCTCCGGAAGGTTTCTGGTTCGACCAGGATGATAATGAATTTGTCGTGCTGATTCAGGGGCGGGCCTTGCTGCGGATAGAAGGACGAAAAGAACCGCTTCGGCTTGAACCCGGTGATTACATCAACCTGGCCGCGCACGTTAAGCACCGGGTGGAGTGGACTGAGCCTGATGCGGTTACCATCTGGCTGGTGATTTATTACTGA
- a CDS encoding ArsR family transcriptional regulator, whose protein sequence is MNTLLPIFKALADRNRLRIFGALLFFSELCACQITELLQISGATASRHLGIMINAGLIESRKDGRWIYYKLHDTPQSFAPVRAWIKTEFTTAAEIQADKKQLEKILSCGQEEIFRRQRDKKPLL, encoded by the coding sequence ATGAATACTTTGCTGCCGATCTTTAAAGCTCTGGCTGACCGCAACCGACTTCGCATCTTCGGCGCGCTGCTGTTTTTTAGTGAACTCTGCGCCTGCCAGATCACCGAATTATTACAGATCAGCGGCGCCACCGCCTCCCGGCATCTGGGAATCATGATCAATGCCGGATTGATTGAAAGTCGGAAAGACGGACGCTGGATCTATTACAAACTTCACGACACACCTCAGTCCTTTGCCCCCGTGCGCGCCTGGATCAAAACTGAATTTACTACAGCCGCCGAAATTCAAGCCGACAAAAAACAACTTGAGAAAATTCTTTCCTGCGGCCAGGAAGAGATCTTCCGCCGGCAGCGAGATAAAAAACCCCTGCTCTAA
- a CDS encoding arsenate reductase ArsC — translation MNLKLKILFLCTGNSCRSQMAEGWARHLKNKEFEAFSAGVENHGLNPNAVKVMAEAGVDISAQRSKLLDEFKDSPLDAVVTVCGHAHETCPFLPGNHKLLHVGFDDPPQLARELAAQGASTEAQLDIYRRVRDEIRAFIATLPAALQQ, via the coding sequence ATGAACCTCAAACTTAAGATTCTGTTTCTATGCACCGGCAATTCCTGCCGCAGCCAGATGGCCGAAGGCTGGGCTCGTCATCTCAAAAACAAAGAGTTTGAGGCTTTCTCGGCCGGAGTCGAAAACCATGGCTTAAATCCAAATGCCGTTAAAGTCATGGCGGAAGCCGGCGTCGACATCTCCGCTCAGAGATCCAAACTGCTTGATGAATTCAAAGACAGCCCGCTGGATGCCGTCGTGACCGTTTGCGGACACGCCCATGAGACCTGCCCGTTTCTCCCGGGAAACCATAAACTTCTTCATGTCGGCTTCGATGACCCACCTCAACTGGCCCGGGAACTGGCGGCTCAAGGGGCTTCAACGGAAGCTCAGCTCGATATTTATCGCCGGGTACGAGATGAAATCAGGGCCTTCATCGCAACCCTTCCTGCAGCCTTGCAACAGTAA
- the sucD gene encoding succinate--CoA ligase subunit alpha has protein sequence MSILVNKQSKIVVQGITGNEGMFHARQCVVYGTQVVAGVTPGKGGQKMDEIPVFNTVDEAVKATGADVSLIFVPPAFAADAIMEATDAGVALVVCITEGIPTLDMLEVKAFMKGKKTRMIGPNCPGIITPDQAKVGIMPGFIHRQGSIGVISRSGTLTYEAVKQLTERGLGQSTCIGIGGDPIIGSQFIDLLALFEDDPETEAVVMIGEIGGSAEEEAARFVSDNMTKPVIGFIAGQTAPPGRRMGHAGAIIAGGKGTAAEKMAAMTKAGIHVVNSPADIGATILKALGR, from the coding sequence ATGTCCATCTTAGTTAATAAGCAAAGTAAAATAGTGGTCCAGGGGATCACCGGCAATGAGGGAATGTTTCATGCCCGTCAGTGCGTTGTCTACGGTACGCAAGTGGTTGCCGGCGTGACTCCGGGCAAGGGCGGTCAGAAAATGGATGAAATTCCGGTTTTCAATACCGTCGATGAAGCCGTCAAGGCGACCGGCGCCGATGTTTCGCTGATCTTTGTGCCGCCGGCGTTTGCCGCCGATGCGATCATGGAAGCCACCGATGCCGGAGTCGCTCTGGTGGTTTGTATCACTGAGGGTATCCCGACACTCGACATGCTTGAGGTTAAAGCCTTTATGAAAGGTAAGAAGACCCGGATGATCGGTCCCAACTGCCCGGGCATCATTACCCCGGATCAGGCCAAGGTCGGAATTATGCCGGGATTCATTCACCGGCAGGGCAGTATCGGGGTTATTTCCCGCAGCGGTACCCTGACCTACGAAGCGGTAAAACAACTGACTGAACGGGGTCTGGGACAGTCAACCTGTATCGGTATCGGCGGTGATCCGATTATCGGCAGTCAATTTATTGATCTTCTCGCTCTTTTTGAGGACGATCCCGAGACGGAAGCGGTTGTCATGATCGGTGAGATCGGCGGCAGCGCGGAAGAGGAAGCGGCCCGGTTCGTCAGCGACAACATGACCAAACCGGTAATCGGTTTCATTGCCGGCCAGACCGCTCCTCCGGGCCGGCGCATGGGGCATGCCGGAGCCATTATCGCCGGCGGCAAGGGTACCGCGGCTGAAAAGATGGCTGCCATGACCAAAGCCGGAATTCATGTCGTCAATAGTCCGGCGGATATCGGTGCCACCATCCTCAAGGCCCTGGGCCGCTGA
- a CDS encoding ADP-forming succinate--CoA ligase subunit beta, producing the protein MKIHEYQAKALLKEAGVQVPRGIPVFKLEEVEAAVNDLGGGTVVVKAQIHAGGRGKGGGVKVVKGLAEAQQAGGEILGMQLVTHQTGPEGKKVQRLLIEEGMDIKKEFYFGIVVDRAHECPVIMASTEGGMEIEKVAAETPEKIIKEYVDPALGLRPFQATKIAYALGFSGKAVRQASSFFMHLYKFFEAQDCSMVEINPLVETGDGRVLALDAKVNFDDNALYRHQDLWPGLRDLAEEEPLEIEASKYGLNYIKLDGEVGCMVNGAGLAMATMDIIKLAGAEPANFLDVGGGANAESVANAFRIILSDPNVKAVLVNIFGGIVRCDRIASGIIEATKMVEVKVPLVVRLEGTNAEEASRILEESGINMTVARGLADAAQKVVAAFK; encoded by the coding sequence ATGAAAATTCACGAATATCAGGCCAAAGCTCTGCTCAAGGAAGCCGGAGTCCAGGTTCCCAGGGGCATTCCGGTTTTCAAGCTCGAAGAGGTTGAAGCCGCGGTCAATGATCTGGGCGGAGGGACGGTTGTGGTCAAGGCTCAGATTCATGCCGGCGGCCGGGGCAAGGGCGGCGGCGTTAAGGTGGTAAAGGGCTTGGCCGAGGCGCAACAGGCCGGCGGTGAAATTCTGGGCATGCAGCTGGTCACCCATCAGACCGGCCCGGAAGGCAAGAAGGTTCAGCGCCTGCTGATTGAAGAGGGCATGGATATCAAGAAGGAGTTTTATTTCGGGATTGTCGTGGACCGGGCCCATGAATGTCCGGTGATCATGGCCAGCACCGAGGGCGGCATGGAAATCGAAAAGGTCGCGGCTGAGACACCGGAAAAGATTATCAAGGAGTATGTCGACCCGGCTTTGGGACTGCGGCCTTTTCAGGCGACCAAAATTGCCTATGCTTTGGGTTTTAGCGGCAAGGCCGTGCGTCAGGCCAGCTCTTTTTTCATGCATCTCTATAAATTTTTTGAAGCCCAGGACTGTTCCATGGTTGAAATCAACCCGCTGGTTGAAACCGGAGATGGTCGGGTCCTGGCTCTTGACGCCAAGGTCAATTTTGATGATAATGCGCTTTATCGGCATCAGGATCTCTGGCCCGGATTAAGGGATCTCGCCGAGGAGGAGCCTTTGGAAATTGAAGCCTCAAAATATGGGCTCAATTACATCAAACTCGACGGTGAGGTCGGCTGCATGGTCAACGGTGCCGGGCTGGCGATGGCGACCATGGATATTATCAAGCTGGCTGGAGCTGAGCCCGCCAACTTCCTGGATGTTGGCGGCGGCGCCAATGCCGAATCGGTGGCCAACGCTTTTCGCATTATTTTATCCGATCCCAATGTCAAAGCGGTACTCGTCAATATTTTCGGTGGCATTGTTCGTTGCGACCGAATCGCCAGCGGGATTATCGAAGCTACCAAAATGGTTGAGGTCAAGGTTCCCCTGGTGGTTCGTCTTGAAGGCACCAATGCGGAAGAAGCCTCGAGAATTCTCGAGGAGTCTGGGATTAACATGACCGTCGCCCGCGGTCTTGCCGATGCCGCGCAGAAGGTTGTCGCTGCCTTCAAATAA
- a CDS encoding FAD-binding protein, whose amino-acid sequence MGYTREMLDLIKKVEASRPERLERSQKGIDFEALTLAGREDVLNRFHPDYKAAGRRDVKIGPSKGENYPDEFVDVLEAKARLLVSGAELEKLTAYETEVLVIGGGGGGTSAALMAQENGCKVILATKLRHGDANTVMAEGGIQGATQEVDSPYYHYLDVIGGGHFTNTPELVAALTNDAPLVIAWLERLGLMFDKHPDGRLRVRHGGGTCRKRMHSSGDMTGSAIMRVLRDESRNRAADITVLEFSSAVEILKDSQGRAAGALFFNMETEEYFVIKAKATVIATGGYGRLHIQGFATTNHYGATADGLVMGYRAGVPLAFMHSTQYHPTGVAFPEQNIGLLITEKVRGLGANLLNIEGEQFVFEREPRDVESACIIRECLERGKGIITPTGRIGVWLDSPMIEVLEGEGAVKRELPAKYIQFMRYGIDISKVPMLVYPTLHYQNGGLTIKDNSATNVEGLFAAGETTGGVHGENRLMGNSLLDITVFGRRAGINAAAYAKGFSGAVSGINMDHVLAYHKELEAAGVETDRVAPLILPNYTREEVMEKQLTTSYQGGMRV is encoded by the coding sequence ATGGGTTACACACGTGAAATGCTGGATTTGATCAAAAAGGTCGAAGCCAGTCGTCCCGAAAGGCTGGAGCGCAGCCAGAAAGGGATCGATTTTGAAGCTCTGACCCTGGCCGGCCGGGAAGATGTTCTGAACAGATTTCATCCTGATTACAAGGCCGCCGGTCGTCGCGATGTCAAAATCGGCCCGAGCAAGGGAGAAAACTATCCCGATGAATTTGTTGACGTTCTCGAAGCCAAAGCCCGGCTCCTCGTGTCCGGCGCCGAACTTGAGAAATTAACGGCTTATGAAACCGAGGTTCTGGTAATCGGTGGTGGTGGCGGCGGGACTTCTGCGGCACTGATGGCCCAGGAAAACGGCTGTAAGGTTATTCTCGCGACCAAGCTGCGCCATGGTGACGCCAATACCGTCATGGCCGAAGGCGGTATTCAGGGCGCCACTCAGGAAGTCGATTCGCCTTACTATCATTACCTGGATGTTATCGGCGGCGGTCATTTCACCAACACCCCGGAGCTGGTGGCGGCGCTGACCAATGACGCTCCTCTGGTGATCGCATGGCTTGAGCGGCTGGGGCTGATGTTTGATAAACATCCAGACGGCCGCTTGCGGGTGCGTCACGGCGGCGGAACCTGCCGTAAACGGATGCATTCTTCCGGGGATATGACGGGTTCGGCGATTATGCGGGTCTTGCGCGACGAGTCGCGTAACCGGGCCGCCGACATTACTGTGCTCGAGTTCTCCTCGGCGGTTGAAATTCTTAAGGACAGTCAGGGACGGGCAGCGGGCGCCCTCTTTTTCAACATGGAAACCGAAGAATATTTTGTGATCAAGGCCAAAGCCACGGTGATCGCCACCGGCGGCTACGGTCGTCTCCATATTCAGGGTTTTGCAACTACCAACCATTACGGAGCGACCGCTGATGGACTGGTCATGGGTTACCGGGCCGGTGTCCCCTTGGCTTTTATGCACTCGACTCAATATCATCCCACCGGCGTGGCTTTTCCGGAACAAAATATCGGTCTTTTGATCACCGAGAAGGTTCGGGGCTTGGGGGCCAACCTTCTTAATATCGAAGGCGAGCAGTTTGTTTTCGAGCGCGAACCCCGCGATGTGGAGTCAGCCTGCATTATCCGCGAATGCCTGGAACGGGGGAAGGGTATCATTACTCCGACCGGGCGAATCGGGGTCTGGCTTGATTCACCGATGATCGAGGTGCTTGAAGGCGAGGGCGCGGTTAAACGGGAATTGCCGGCCAAATACATTCAGTTTATGCGTTACGGTATTGATATCAGCAAGGTGCCGATGCTGGTCTATCCGACTTTGCATTATCAGAATGGCGGCCTGACCATCAAAGACAACAGCGCCACTAATGTCGAAGGACTGTTTGCCGCCGGCGAAACCACCGGGGGAGTGCACGGTGAAAACCGTCTGATGGGTAATTCGCTACTTGACATCACGGTCTTCGGCCGCCGGGCCGGTATCAATGCCGCCGCCTACGCTAAAGGTTTCAGCGGAGCCGTCAGCGGGATCAATATGGATCACGTGCTGGCCTATCACAAGGAACTCGAGGCCGCCGGAGTCGAAACCGATCGGGTTGCGCCCTTGATTCTTCCCAACTACACGCGGGAAGAGGTAATGGAAAAACAATTGACGACCAGTTATCAAGGCGGTATGAGGGTTTAA
- a CDS encoding 4Fe-4S dicluster domain-containing protein: protein MSEAKKEIRVATGDRAILPEGTKLVPIYIMGKRYQVPETMTIQKAVEYAGYQFIRSCGCRGGICGACPTVYRILGDYHLHFCLACQTVVQENMFLTQLPFFPANRTPYDIEKVDASAETIMQLYPEVMKCVACNTCTKACPMEINVMEYVNAAMRGDIAKAARLSFDCIQCGLCSSRCPAQIQHYHLAQLCRRLHAKYQVPQAQHLKPRVADINAGKFVDILKDLVASDEASLRTLYVARQMEPQDSANWQPDETRFL from the coding sequence ATGAGTGAGGCGAAGAAAGAGATCAGAGTAGCGACCGGTGACCGGGCTATTCTGCCGGAAGGCACCAAGCTGGTGCCGATCTATATTATGGGTAAACGCTACCAGGTTCCTGAAACCATGACCATTCAGAAAGCGGTTGAGTATGCCGGTTACCAGTTTATCCGTTCCTGTGGTTGTCGCGGCGGCATCTGTGGCGCCTGTCCGACGGTTTATCGCATTCTGGGCGACTACCATCTGCATTTTTGCCTGGCCTGTCAGACTGTGGTCCAGGAAAACATGTTTCTGACCCAGCTGCCTTTTTTCCCGGCCAATCGGACCCCCTATGACATTGAAAAAGTCGATGCCTCGGCCGAAACCATCATGCAGCTTTATCCCGAGGTCATGAAGTGTGTGGCCTGTAATACCTGCACCAAAGCTTGTCCCATGGAAATCAATGTCATGGAATATGTCAATGCGGCGATGCGCGGTGATATCGCCAAAGCGGCCCGGCTTTCCTTTGATTGTATTCAGTGCGGGCTTTGTTCTTCCCGGTGCCCGGCGCAGATTCAGCATTATCATCTGGCCCAGCTTTGCCGCCGGCTCCACGCCAAGTACCAGGTGCCTCAGGCCCAACATCTCAAACCCCGGGTTGCAGATATCAATGCCGGCAAGTTCGTCGATATACTTAAAGATCTGGTCGCCAGTGACGAAGCGAGCCTCCGGACCCTGTATGTCGCGCGACAGATGGAACCCCAGGACAGTGCCAATTGGCAACCGGATGAAACGAGGTTTCTCTAA
- a CDS encoding formate dehydrogenase, with the protein MKTTVIDLSADSFNGEIQAFLTRLLESDLVGSLLVPKKTTGGDNYVHALIKNPDLLADTDINAPVMPVQAARIISNLTFRDPGERIGVVVRPCEARALVELAKFKQLTREALLIIAVDCLGTYEPKVFSQLVKAGKSPALDLRRQATSGVCKPDDNAVFRSACAICEYPAPEVSVVDLVVGLWGVDSSKQLYFEASDEVAAALEEENILTFNGLGNSRRQEIIAAVKAERSIVRDRVFSEFRGRVNSIKGIQEMFSTCMRCHNCMINCPICYCRECVFRSPTFEHTPDQYLGWACDKGAIRMPANTVMFHLTRLNHMVMSCVGCGMCDTACPNDIPVMSLFRSVGDKAQKLMGYEPGRSYEEAAPATTFRDHELGIESGSGH; encoded by the coding sequence ATGAAAACGACAGTCATTGATCTGTCTGCTGACTCCTTTAATGGCGAGATTCAAGCGTTTTTAACCAGGCTGTTGGAAAGTGACCTGGTCGGCAGCCTGCTGGTGCCCAAAAAAACCACCGGCGGAGATAATTATGTACATGCTCTGATCAAAAATCCGGACTTGCTCGCCGATACCGATATCAATGCCCCGGTAATGCCGGTGCAGGCGGCGCGAATTATTTCCAATCTGACCTTTCGCGATCCCGGCGAAAGGATTGGAGTAGTGGTTCGACCTTGCGAGGCCCGGGCCCTGGTTGAGCTGGCCAAGTTCAAACAGCTTACTCGTGAGGCTCTGCTGATCATCGCGGTTGATTGTCTCGGCACCTATGAGCCAAAGGTTTTTTCCCAATTGGTTAAAGCCGGCAAAAGTCCGGCTCTTGATTTGCGCCGCCAGGCCACCAGCGGCGTCTGTAAGCCTGACGACAACGCGGTTTTCCGGTCGGCTTGCGCAATCTGCGAATATCCGGCTCCCGAGGTCTCAGTGGTGGATCTGGTGGTTGGCCTCTGGGGGGTGGACAGCAGTAAACAGCTCTATTTTGAAGCGTCTGATGAAGTTGCCGCAGCTCTGGAGGAAGAGAATATTCTGACTTTCAACGGTTTGGGAAACAGCCGGCGTCAGGAGATAATCGCGGCGGTCAAGGCCGAGAGGAGCATAGTCAGGGATCGGGTTTTTAGTGAATTTCGGGGGCGGGTTAATTCAATCAAGGGCATTCAGGAGATGTTTTCAACTTGTATGCGCTGCCATAACTGCATGATCAACTGTCCGATCTGCTATTGCCGGGAATGTGTATTCCGGTCGCCGACATTCGAACATACCCCGGATCAATATCTGGGATGGGCCTGCGATAAGGGCGCGATTCGCATGCCGGCAAACACAGTGATGTTTCATCTGACCCGGCTTAATCACATGGTCATGTCCTGTGTCGGATGCGGCATGTGCGATACCGCCTGTCCCAATGATATTCCGGTGATGTCGTTGTTTCGCAGTGTCGGAGACAAGGCGCAGAAACTGATGGGCTACGAGCCCGGCCGCAGCTATGAGGAAGCTGCTCCGGCGACCACTTTCCGGGATCATGAACTGGGAATTGAGTCCGGCAGCGGCCATTGA
- a CDS encoding hydrogenase iron-sulfur subunit, translating into MADPNFEPRIVGFLCHWCTYTGADLAGTTRQQYPAGIRIIHLMCSGAIDVVYVLKALLDGADGVLIGGCHPGDCHYQTGNLKARRRIALLRTIMESVGLDPERVWLRWISASEGRLFAETIRQYDAALQDQGANPLASEWDL; encoded by the coding sequence ATGGCAGACCCTAACTTTGAGCCAAGAATCGTCGGTTTTCTCTGTCACTGGTGTACCTATACCGGGGCTGATCTGGCCGGCACTACCAGACAGCAGTATCCGGCCGGAATCCGTATTATTCATCTGATGTGTTCCGGCGCGATTGATGTTGTTTATGTTTTGAAAGCGCTGCTTGACGGGGCCGACGGGGTTCTGATCGGTGGTTGTCATCCCGGTGACTGTCATTACCAGACCGGTAATCTTAAGGCCAGGCGCCGGATTGCCTTGCTGCGAACGATTATGGAAAGTGTCGGCCTTGATCCGGAACGGGTCTGGCTGCGCTGGATCAGCGCCAGCGAGGGCCGCCTTTTTGCGGAGACGATTCGGCAATACGATGCCGCCCTGCAGGATCAGGGAGCCAATCCGCTGGCTTCCGAATGGGATCTGTAG